CTATAAGTGGCTTACCGGTCGGCTTCCTTTCCAGGGATCGCATGCTTATCTCTCCATCCAGCACCTGGATTCCATACCTCCTCTACGCGAGCGGAGTCCCGAGATACCCCTTGCTGTGGAATGGGTGCTTTCCAAAGCGCTCTCGAAAGAACCATCGCAGCGCTACATAGATGTACTCAGCTTTGCTGGGGCTTTTGAAGAAGCCTGCCAGACTGACTCCTCGTTATCGCAATTTCTCAGCTCACGTGTGGTCCTGACTGAAGCAAGTGAAGTGGGAGTAGGTTTACATGGCTTCTATGAGTCCATGCAGAATGTGCCGGCCTCCCTTACGCCAATGATCGGACGCGAACAGGAGCTTAAGGAGGCGCGTGCCTGGCTGTTGCGTCCTGAGGTGCGGTTGCTGACGCTAACAGGTCCAGGAGGAATCGGAAAGACGCGTTTTGCTACAGCCCTCAGTATCGAGATGTTGCCGGACTTTGCGCAAAATGCCTGTGCTGTATGGCTAGCTCCTCTGAACGATCCTGACCTGGTCATACCCAGCATCTTGCAGGCCCTTGGTCTGTCTGAGAGCAAAAAAAGCTCTCCTTTCGAACAACTCACCAGTGTTCTCGGTGAGAAGCCATTCCTGCTGTTGCTGGATAACTTTGAGCACCTGTTGCCGGCAGCGCCACAGCTCCTGGCGTTACTCGCCGCCTGCCCGCATCTCAAGATCATTGTAACCAGCCGCGCAACACTGCACCTGCAAGGAGAATTCGAGTTTGCCGTACCCCCGCTGGCCTTACCTGACCTGCACCAGTTATCGGATGTAGAGGAACTCGCTCAAGTTGAAGCTGTAGCCCTCTTTCTGCGATGCGCGGAGGCACGCAACCACAAGTTTAAGCTGACTCAGGATAACGCTGCTATTATTGCTGAGATATGCAACCGGCTCGAAGGCTTACCTCTTGCAATTGAACTGGCAGCGAGACGCAGCAAAGTACTATCTTTGCCTGCCCTACTAGCACGCCTGGAGTATGGCTTAGAGGTTTTGACGAGTTGTCAACAAAATGTCGCGGCGCACCAGCAAAACCTGCGCAGTTCGATCACCTGGAGCTATGATTTGCTCTCAAGTGAGGAGCAAAAATTTTTCCGGCGACTGGCGGTCTTTGAAGGACCGTTCAGCCTCGGTGCGGCAGAGGCCATCGGCCTGGCACTGGGTGGCATAACGCTGCCCATTTTAGATGTAGTGACTTCGCTGATAGATAAGAACGTACTCAGACAGGGAGAACAAGCAAGATGTGACTGCGCGCTGAGCCTGTTGGGGCCGCTGCGAGCGTATGGGTTGGAGCGCCTGGCAGCTGCAGGAGAACTGGAAGGGGCGCGTGATGCGCATGCGCAGTACTACCTGGCGCTGGCAGAGCAGGCGGAGTCCGCGCTGTCAGGGGATGAGCCGGAACGCTGGCT
The nucleotide sequence above comes from Ktedonobacteraceae bacterium. Encoded proteins:
- a CDS encoding protein kinase, producing MIERTEQRLGNYRLLRLLGRGAFSDVYFGEHIYLSTPVAIKVLRVQVDSPTLNEFLTEARHISHLIHPHIIRVFDFDMEGEVPFLVMDYAPYGNLGDLYPSGSVVPLSTIVSYVQALASALQHAHDQHIIHRDLKPENVLLGPKHEVLLSDFGLALLTSGNEILQVKEHVGTLAYMAPEQLGGRPGPASDQYSLAVMVYKWLTGRLPFQGSHAYLSIQHLDSIPPLRERSPEIPLAVEWVLSKALSKEPSQRYIDVLSFAGAFEEACQTDSSLSQFLSSRVVLTEASEVGVGLHGFYESMQNVPASLTPMIGREQELKEARAWLLRPEVRLLTLTGPGGIGKTRFATALSIEMLPDFAQNACAVWLAPLNDPDLVIPSILQALGLSESKKSSPFEQLTSVLGEKPFLLLLDNFEHLLPAAPQLLALLAACPHLKIIVTSRATLHLQGEFEFAVPPLALPDLHQLSDVEELAQVEAVALFLRCAEARNHKFKLTQDNAAIIAEICNRLEGLPLAIELAARRSKVLSLPALLARLEYGLEVLTSCQQNVAAHQQNLRSSITWSYDLLSSEEQKFFRRLAVFEGPFSLGAAEAIGLALGGITLPILDVVTSLIDKNVLRQGEQARCDCALSLLGPLRAYGLERLAAAGELEGARDAHAQYYLALAEQAESALSGDEPERWLEQWEWQSGNLRAALRWLLQRGQREEALRLMVALEQFWLRTDQGNEGLRLLVQALETPATGAGPISAPLKARAMRVRERLQDQQHGERPAPGLVEGAAQARTPLRLKSRAQERARGGNLEGQRPICAVPARDGLASRSQDAGAPPCYEMLTAREVEVMHLLALGLRNAEIAERLVVSPHTVNGHVQSIYGKLGVNSRSAVTRYALKYQLV